The following proteins are encoded in a genomic region of Methylibium petroleiphilum PM1:
- a CDS encoding sensor histidine kinase translates to MADGADRAGAHVGKCGVARCRAQSRRRPSCRVLASRRDAEAPLRQSFTDATSTIDHMISIDNDLRRALSRIAEASGIGLGALLLPVDARAAFDAAEGLPWHAFGLLLVGALLALGVLLGLLAWQQRQRRDAAALRDERARVRRLLGLIEGPLWRTDAQHRLTALRATALPADHALHAGRDSQAFWQLFDETSMPGLRQALESEADFQAIEVGLAAPGGGPLQRWRLKACVCLDASGRFAGHEGSATLLTPPRPSPAGADEDAASFGTLVSHDLRAPIRVVEGFTKIVKEDYGRLLDRVGNDHLDRVLGAAARMNGMIDALLALSRLGALPLARQTVDLSQLASYVIDDLQRQAPERRVDVRIAPGLLVTGDPTLLRVVLENLLGNAWKYSAHRHVARIELGRVVEGEHSAFCVADNGAGFDMRFIDRLFGVFQRLHSSSDFAGTGVGLASVRRIVQRHGGEIWAEAEVDRGARFYFTLST, encoded by the coding sequence TTGGCCGACGGCGCGGATCGAGCAGGTGCGCATGTCGGCAAGTGTGGCGTGGCCCGGTGCCGCGCGCAAAGCCGCCGCCGTCCCTCCTGTCGGGTGCTGGCGAGCCGTCGCGACGCCGAGGCCCCGCTGCGGCAATCGTTCACGGATGCGACTTCTACAATCGATCACATGATTTCGATTGACAACGACCTCAGGCGTGCACTGTCCCGGATCGCGGAAGCCTCGGGCATCGGACTCGGCGCGTTGCTGCTGCCGGTCGACGCGCGAGCTGCCTTCGACGCTGCCGAGGGTCTGCCCTGGCATGCCTTCGGGCTGTTGCTGGTCGGCGCGCTGCTGGCACTGGGCGTCCTGCTCGGTCTCCTGGCGTGGCAACAGCGCCAGCGGCGAGACGCCGCTGCACTGCGCGACGAGCGCGCCCGCGTGCGACGCCTGCTCGGCTTGATCGAGGGCCCGCTGTGGCGCACCGACGCACAGCACCGCCTGACCGCGCTGCGCGCGACGGCGCTGCCTGCCGACCATGCGCTGCACGCCGGCCGCGACAGTCAGGCGTTCTGGCAGCTGTTCGACGAGACGTCGATGCCCGGCCTGCGCCAGGCTCTCGAGTCGGAAGCCGATTTCCAGGCCATCGAGGTCGGGCTCGCGGCGCCTGGCGGCGGGCCGCTGCAACGCTGGCGATTGAAGGCATGCGTGTGCCTCGACGCCTCGGGCCGCTTCGCTGGCCACGAGGGGAGCGCGACGCTCCTGACGCCCCCACGCCCGTCGCCGGCGGGTGCGGACGAGGATGCGGCGTCGTTCGGCACGCTGGTGTCGCACGATCTGCGCGCACCGATCCGGGTGGTCGAGGGCTTCACGAAGATTGTCAAGGAGGACTACGGTCGCCTGCTCGATCGCGTCGGCAACGACCACCTTGACCGCGTACTCGGGGCCGCGGCCCGCATGAACGGCATGATCGACGCGCTGCTGGCGCTGTCGAGACTCGGCGCGCTGCCTCTGGCGCGCCAGACGGTCGACCTGTCGCAACTCGCGAGCTACGTGATCGACGATCTGCAGCGCCAGGCGCCCGAACGCCGCGTCGATGTCCGCATCGCGCCCGGCCTGCTGGTCACCGGCGATCCGACCCTGTTGCGCGTGGTGCTCGAGAACCTGCTGGGCAACGCTTGGAAATACAGCGCCCATCGCCACGTTGCCCGGATCGAACTGGGCCGCGTGGTCGAAGGCGAGCACAGTGCGTTTTGCGTGGCCGACAACGGCGCCGGTTTCGACATGCGCTTCATCGATCGGCTGTTCGGCGTGTTTCAGCGACTGCACAGCAGCAGCGATTTCGCCGGCACCGGGGTCGGCCTTGCGTCGGTGCGGCGCATCGTGCAACGCCATGGCGGCGAGATCTGGGCGGAGGCCGAGGTCGACCGCGGAGCCCGCTTCTACTTCACCCTGTCCACCTGA